From a region of the Hymenobacter jejuensis genome:
- a CDS encoding glycoside hydrolase family 13 protein yields the protein MKFFPAFALGLSSLLAAAHAEPVAAQITQVAGLAANAARVAAANKAAGISRIDPTFWWVGMKNPKLQLLVHGPGIGASQVSLNYAGVTLEGTQKLDNPNYLVINLNVSAATKPGKLALTFSGPKKTTYQYELRARSTDKNRVQGINSSDFIYFLMPDRFSNGDPKNDVVKGTRVNHIARDSMYARHGGDLKGIENHFDYLKSMGVTAIWPTPVVENDMPKASYHGYALTDYYAVDPRYGSNEEYVQFVQHAHQQGLKVIHDVVLNHMGSYNYLQLDPPTKDWVHQWPTFTRSNYNSQALNDPYRAQYDSKLYNDGWFDTTMPDLNQSNPLVANYIIQNFIWWIEYTGLDGYRIDTYPYSDTKFLMDWNTALLNEYPQLHMFGEAWVGSTAQQAFFARNIFQPVNGYKSNLPGVLDFQSNAAIQDALRKENPNVSRLYDALQGDWMYEDATRNVVFMDNHDMSRIYSVIGEDLDRLKMGFAWLLTTRGIPQLYYGTEILMKNFSNPDGLVRADFPGGFSGDKSNKFTAAGRNAQENEAFTYVSKLGTYRKSHPVLQTGKLMQFIPNDGVYTYFRYNDQGQTVMVMMNSNKQEKTIDGARFAERTNGFTSAQEVVTGATVSSLKSFKIPGQTAWVLELHK from the coding sequence ATGAAGTTCTTCCCCGCCTTCGCCTTGGGGCTGTCGTCGTTGCTGGCGGCGGCTCACGCCGAACCGGTTGCCGCCCAAATAACCCAAGTGGCCGGCCTCGCAGCCAACGCTGCCCGCGTGGCTGCCGCAAACAAAGCCGCCGGCATCAGCCGCATCGACCCGACATTTTGGTGGGTCGGCATGAAAAACCCCAAGCTACAACTCTTGGTACACGGCCCCGGCATTGGCGCCAGTCAGGTAAGCCTCAACTATGCCGGCGTAACCTTAGAAGGTACCCAGAAGCTGGACAATCCCAACTATCTGGTTATCAACTTAAATGTTAGCGCCGCCACTAAGCCCGGCAAGCTCGCGCTGACCTTCAGCGGGCCCAAAAAGACGACTTACCAATACGAATTGCGTGCCCGCAGTACCGACAAAAACCGGGTGCAGGGCATCAATAGCAGCGACTTCATCTACTTCCTGATGCCGGACCGCTTCTCCAATGGTGACCCGAAGAACGACGTAGTAAAAGGCACCCGCGTCAACCACATTGCCCGCGACTCGATGTATGCCCGCCATGGCGGCGACCTGAAGGGCATTGAGAATCACTTCGATTACCTGAAATCGATGGGCGTAACGGCCATCTGGCCCACGCCGGTGGTCGAGAACGATATGCCCAAGGCTAGCTACCACGGCTACGCCCTCACCGACTACTACGCCGTTGACCCACGCTACGGCTCCAACGAAGAGTATGTGCAATTTGTGCAACATGCTCACCAACAAGGACTTAAAGTAATCCATGATGTGGTGCTCAACCACATGGGTAGCTATAACTACCTACAACTCGACCCACCGACCAAAGACTGGGTGCACCAGTGGCCCACCTTCACGCGCAGCAACTACAACTCGCAGGCCCTCAACGATCCTTACCGCGCGCAATACGACAGCAAGCTCTACAATGACGGCTGGTTTGACACCACCATGCCCGACCTTAACCAGTCGAATCCGCTGGTGGCCAACTACATCATCCAGAACTTCATCTGGTGGATAGAATACACGGGCCTCGACGGCTACCGCATCGATACGTACCCGTACTCCGACACGAAGTTTCTGATGGACTGGAACACGGCACTGCTCAATGAGTATCCGCAGTTGCATATGTTTGGCGAAGCTTGGGTTGGGAGCACGGCCCAGCAAGCCTTCTTTGCCCGCAACATTTTCCAGCCGGTCAATGGTTACAAGTCCAACCTGCCGGGCGTGCTCGATTTTCAGTCTAACGCCGCCATTCAAGATGCACTCCGGAAAGAAAACCCGAATGTGAGCAGGCTTTATGACGCCTTGCAGGGCGACTGGATGTACGAGGACGCCACGCGCAACGTGGTATTTATGGATAATCACGACATGAGCCGCATTTATTCGGTGATTGGCGAAGACCTGGACCGCCTGAAGATGGGCTTTGCCTGGCTGCTGACCACTCGCGGCATCCCGCAGCTTTACTACGGCACCGAGATTCTGATGAAAAATTTCTCAAACCCCGACGGCCTGGTGCGCGCCGACTTCCCCGGCGGCTTCTCCGGCGACAAGAGCAACAAGTTCACGGCTGCCGGCCGCAACGCCCAAGAAAATGAGGCATTTACCTACGTCAGCAAGCTCGGCACCTACCGCAAGTCGCACCCGGTGCTGCAAACCGGCAAACTCATGCAGTTCATCCCTAACGACGGGGTGTACACCTATTTCCGCTACAACGACCAGGGCCAAACCGTGATGGTAATGATGAACTCCAACAAGCAGGAAAAGACCATCGATGGTGCCCGGTTTGCCGAGCGCACCAACGGGTTCACTTCGGCGCAAGAGGTCGTGACCGGCGCAACGGTTTCCAGCCTGAAGTCCTTTAAGATTCCGGGTCAGACGGCTTGGGTATTGGAATTGCATAAGTAG
- a CDS encoding hydrolase translates to MRTSFRWLAASLLSLSVLSCAKQEMVSPTPTAVSASADVSATGFPETFESGTKTAYTAGSVTLGSGSWTLDDALLGNTTADHKTGTQSARVRNLGTLTMNFNTTAGVGVVTVQHAVYGTDGSSQWELWASTNSGSSYAKVGSTITSSSTTLQTASFTVNLAGSVRLQIRKTSGGTNRINLDNITVEQYGGTTPPPTGTGKKFLFDATHAETAGNADWVLDVDNGVVPRYPTPAASGITSTTPETYWTGALSSWGVALVKQGHQVENLPVGTAITYGNTSNPQDLANYNVFVIDEPNTLFTSAEKTAILSFVRNGGGLFMISDHDVSDRNNDGYDSPAIWNDLMNSNSVQANPFGFSIDKNNIVETSSNVRTGTNAILNGSQGTVTQIKYSNGATITVNSTVATPLIWRSTSTQGNANVLCASSTFGTGRVVVVGDSSPADDGTGSPGNTVYPGWTEIASHAKLHMNASLWLAKLQ, encoded by the coding sequence ATGCGTACTTCTTTTCGCTGGCTAGCGGCCTCGTTGCTAAGCCTTTCCGTGTTGTCCTGCGCCAAGCAGGAAATGGTTTCGCCCACCCCGACGGCCGTGTCGGCCTCCGCCGATGTAAGCGCTACCGGCTTCCCCGAAACGTTTGAGTCGGGCACCAAAACGGCGTACACCGCGGGCAGCGTGACGCTCGGCTCCGGCTCCTGGACCCTCGACGACGCCCTGCTCGGTAATACCACTGCCGACCACAAAACGGGTACGCAATCGGCCCGCGTCCGCAACCTCGGCACGCTGACCATGAACTTTAACACCACGGCCGGCGTGGGCGTCGTGACGGTGCAACACGCCGTGTACGGCACCGACGGGAGCAGCCAATGGGAACTGTGGGCTTCCACCAACAGCGGCAGCTCTTACGCCAAAGTTGGCTCCACCATTACCAGCTCCAGCACTACGCTCCAGACGGCTTCCTTTACCGTGAACTTGGCCGGCAGCGTGCGGCTGCAAATTCGCAAAACGTCGGGGGGCACCAACCGCATCAACCTCGACAACATCACCGTCGAGCAGTACGGCGGTACCACGCCGCCACCTACCGGCACGGGCAAGAAATTTTTGTTTGACGCCACCCACGCCGAAACCGCCGGCAATGCCGATTGGGTGCTCGACGTAGACAACGGCGTGGTACCACGCTACCCCACGCCGGCTGCTTCGGGCATCACCAGCACCACCCCCGAAACCTACTGGACGGGCGCGCTGTCCTCGTGGGGCGTGGCGTTGGTAAAGCAAGGGCATCAGGTTGAGAATCTGCCGGTTGGCACGGCCATTACGTATGGCAATACTTCTAATCCGCAGGATTTGGCCAACTACAATGTGTTCGTGATCGACGAGCCCAATACCTTGTTTACGTCGGCTGAAAAAACAGCCATCCTGAGTTTTGTGCGCAACGGCGGCGGCTTGTTTATGATCTCGGACCACGACGTTTCGGACCGCAACAACGACGGCTACGATTCGCCCGCCATCTGGAACGACCTAATGAACTCCAACTCGGTACAAGCCAATCCTTTCGGTTTCAGCATTGATAAGAACAACATCGTCGAGACGTCCAGCAACGTGCGCACCGGCACCAACGCCATCCTGAATGGTTCGCAAGGCACCGTGACGCAGATCAAATACAGCAACGGCGCTACCATCACCGTCAATTCCACGGTGGCCACGCCGCTGATCTGGCGCTCGACTTCCACGCAGGGCAATGCCAACGTGCTATGTGCCAGCAGCACCTTCGGTACCGGCCGCGTGGTGGTAGTCGGCGATAGCTCCCCCGCTGACGACGGCACCGGCAGCCCCGGCAACACCGTTTACCCCGGCTGGACGGAAATCGCTAGCCACGCCAAGCTGCACATGAATGCTTCGTTGTGGTTGGCGAAGTTGCAGTAG
- a CDS encoding ferritin-like domain-containing protein yields MATDSKTADTLNELTLFVNDRIEGYKHAATESTDPQHKAYYQELANQSQQFANELNGFARSAGSDGQTGTTTKGKLYRGWMGAKALVTGRDEVAVLESNIYGEEWALKAYQEALADSDLTGPARQAVERQYQISQQTYSKLKAMKSGA; encoded by the coding sequence ATGGCTACTGATTCCAAAACTGCGGACACGCTCAACGAGCTTACCCTTTTCGTAAACGACCGCATCGAAGGCTACAAGCACGCGGCTACCGAAAGCACTGATCCGCAGCACAAAGCCTATTACCAAGAACTAGCCAACCAAAGCCAGCAATTTGCCAACGAGCTAAACGGCTTTGCCCGCAGTGCCGGCAGCGACGGCCAGACCGGCACCACGACCAAAGGCAAGCTGTACCGGGGCTGGATGGGTGCCAAGGCCCTCGTGACGGGCCGCGACGAAGTGGCCGTGCTCGAATCCAATATCTACGGCGAAGAATGGGCCCTGAAAGCTTACCAGGAAGCGCTCGCCGACTCGGATCTGACGGGCCCGGCCCGCCAAGCTGTGGAGCGCCAATACCAGATTTCGCAGCAGACCTACAGCAAGTTAAAAGCAATGAAGAGCGGCGCGTAA
- a CDS encoding SDR family oxidoreductase produces the protein MTDITDQVAIVTGASRGIGRATALLLAMQGAKVVCVARSADELEEVAHKTHGLAVPADVADEVDAQNVVDEALLHFGRLDILVCNAGVGSFDTLENVLATEWDRIFDVNVKGTFLMCKAVVPHLKLQGSGHIIGITSDVARRTFAHGSVYGSSKYAQDALLSALRKEVRSFGVKVSSIYPGLVDTHFNDAQPGSPEAEKTHLKPSDIAQAVRYVLEAPPHVVIDELMIHPLTQDY, from the coding sequence ATGACAGACATCACCGATCAAGTTGCCATCGTTACCGGGGCGAGCCGCGGCATTGGGCGGGCTACGGCATTGTTGCTGGCCATGCAAGGCGCCAAAGTGGTGTGCGTAGCCCGCTCCGCCGACGAGCTGGAAGAAGTAGCCCACAAAACCCACGGCTTGGCCGTGCCCGCCGACGTAGCCGACGAAGTCGATGCCCAAAACGTAGTCGATGAAGCGCTACTTCACTTCGGTCGCCTCGATATTCTGGTGTGCAACGCGGGGGTGGGCAGCTTCGACACGCTGGAAAACGTGCTGGCCACCGAATGGGACCGTATTTTCGACGTGAACGTGAAGGGCACTTTTCTGATGTGCAAAGCCGTAGTGCCGCACCTGAAATTGCAAGGCAGCGGCCATATTATAGGCATCACGTCGGATGTGGCCCGGCGTACTTTCGCTCATGGCTCGGTGTATGGTTCGAGCAAATATGCGCAGGACGCCCTGCTGAGCGCCCTGCGCAAGGAAGTGCGGTCGTTCGGCGTGAAAGTTAGCAGCATCTATCCGGGTCTGGTCGATACGCATTTCAATGATGCTCAGCCCGGTAGCCCCGAGGCCGAAAAAACCCATCTCAAACCCTCCGACATTGCCCAGGCCGTCCGCTATGTACTCGAAGCGCCCCCGCACGTAGTGATCGACGAGCTGATGATTCACCCGCTGACGCAGGACTATTGA